In one window of Tenacibaculum mesophilum DNA:
- the purL gene encoding phosphoribosylformylglycinamidine synthase — MIHFFGNVNSKVFAVQTTEELTSETISKLTWLFGNQPKINAASLDAFFVGPRAAMITPWSTNAVEITQNMGISGIIRIEEFDAVANDFSDFDPMISQKFDGLNQETFTIDIQPEPILEIDDIATYNEQEGLALSDEEIGYLEEVATKIGRKLTDSEVFGFSQVNSEHCRHKIFNGTFVIDGEEMPTSLFKLIKETSKQNPNDIVSAYKDNVAFVKGPKVEQFAPKSADKPDFYETKEFESVISLKAETHNFPTTVEPFNGAATGSGGEIRDRLAGGKGSLPLAGTAVYMTSYSRLEENRPWEKGMDERKWLYQTPMDILIKASNGASDFGNKFGQPLICGSVLTFEHEEDARKLGFDKVIMQAGGIGYGKKEQALKDTPQEGDKIVILGGENYRIGMGGAAVSSADTGEFSTGIELNAIQRSNPEMQKRAANAVRGMVESDENFIVSIHDHGAGGHLNCLSELVEDTGGKIDLDKLPVGDPTLSDKEIIGNESQERMGLVIAEKHIDTLNKIAERERSPMYTVGDVTGDHRFTFESKTNGNKPMDLALEDMFGSSPKTIMTDNTVDRNYADVDYSKENFTNYLEQVLQLEAVACKDWLTNKVDRCVGGKVAKQQCVGSLQIPLNNVGVMALDYKGKEGIATTIGHSPISGLIDPVAGSKNSIAEALTNIVWAPLKDGLQSVSLSANWMWPCKNEGEDARLYKAVKAISDFSIDLGINVPTGKDSLSMKQKYPNEEVISPGTVVISAAANCNDITKVVEPVLQPNKGDIYYINLSQDDFKLGGSSFAQILNKLGNSAPTITNNEFFKSTFNVLQNLIKEGKIVAGHDVASGGLITTLLELCFADVNIGANLDLSTLNEADSIKLLFAENSGIVFQATDASIEQTLADNNIEFFKIGSVIESDRLNIKNGSDIFALSIAELRDTWYETSYLLDQKQTANGLAKNRFDNYKNQPLQYTFPTHFTGKLADTVGTITNRPKAAIIREKGSNSEREMANAMYLAGFDVKDVHMTDLISGRETLEDIQFIGAVGGFSNSDVLGSAKGWAGAFLYNEKANTALKNFFNREDTLSVGICNGCQLFMELELINPEHNEHGKMLHNDSKKHESSFTSVKVQENNSVMLSSLAGTELGVWISHGEGKFNLPETEDNYNIVAKYAYEGYPNNPNGSDYNTAMLCDKTGRHLVTMPHIERSTFQWNWANYPQDRKDEVSPWLEAFVNARKWIENKK, encoded by the coding sequence ATGATTCATTTCTTTGGAAACGTAAACAGCAAGGTTTTTGCTGTTCAAACAACAGAAGAATTAACATCTGAAACAATTTCGAAGTTAACTTGGTTATTTGGCAACCAACCGAAAATAAACGCGGCGTCTCTTGACGCCTTTTTTGTTGGCCCTAGAGCAGCTATGATTACTCCTTGGAGTACCAACGCTGTTGAAATTACTCAAAATATGGGAATTTCTGGAATTATCAGAATTGAAGAATTTGATGCAGTAGCTAATGATTTTTCTGACTTCGACCCAATGATTTCTCAAAAATTTGATGGATTAAACCAAGAAACTTTTACCATTGATATTCAACCTGAACCAATTTTAGAAATTGATGATATTGCTACTTATAACGAGCAAGAAGGATTGGCGTTGAGCGATGAAGAAATTGGGTATTTAGAAGAAGTAGCTACCAAAATTGGAAGAAAATTAACCGATTCTGAAGTATTTGGATTTTCTCAAGTAAATTCAGAACACTGCCGTCATAAAATTTTCAACGGTACTTTTGTTATTGATGGTGAAGAAATGCCAACTTCTTTATTCAAGTTAATTAAAGAAACCTCTAAGCAAAACCCTAACGATATTGTATCTGCTTATAAAGACAATGTTGCTTTTGTTAAAGGTCCAAAAGTAGAGCAATTTGCTCCTAAAAGCGCAGATAAACCAGACTTTTACGAAACAAAAGAATTTGAATCTGTTATTTCATTAAAAGCTGAAACACACAACTTCCCTACTACTGTTGAGCCTTTCAATGGTGCTGCAACAGGTTCAGGAGGTGAAATTCGTGATAGATTAGCTGGAGGAAAAGGATCGTTGCCATTAGCAGGAACAGCTGTTTATATGACTTCTTACTCTCGTTTAGAAGAAAATCGTCCTTGGGAAAAAGGAATGGACGAACGTAAGTGGTTATACCAAACTCCTATGGATATTTTAATCAAAGCTTCTAACGGAGCTTCTGATTTCGGTAATAAATTTGGTCAGCCATTAATCTGCGGTTCTGTTCTTACTTTTGAACATGAAGAAGATGCTCGCAAACTTGGTTTCGATAAAGTAATTATGCAAGCAGGTGGTATCGGATATGGTAAAAAAGAACAAGCATTAAAAGATACTCCACAAGAAGGAGATAAAATAGTAATTTTAGGTGGTGAAAATTACCGTATTGGTATGGGAGGAGCTGCGGTTTCTTCTGCTGATACTGGAGAGTTTTCAACAGGAATTGAGTTAAACGCAATTCAGCGTTCAAATCCTGAAATGCAAAAACGTGCTGCCAATGCGGTTCGTGGTATGGTAGAAAGTGATGAAAACTTTATCGTTTCTATTCACGATCACGGAGCTGGTGGACACTTAAACTGTTTATCAGAATTAGTAGAAGATACTGGTGGAAAAATCGACTTAGATAAACTACCTGTTGGGGATCCTACCCTATCTGATAAAGAGATTATCGGTAACGAATCTCAAGAACGTATGGGATTAGTAATTGCTGAGAAGCATATCGACACCCTTAATAAGATTGCTGAACGTGAGCGTTCACCAATGTACACTGTTGGTGATGTTACTGGTGACCACCGTTTTACTTTTGAATCTAAAACCAATGGAAACAAACCAATGGATTTAGCTTTAGAAGATATGTTTGGTAGTTCTCCTAAAACGATTATGACTGATAATACAGTTGATCGTAATTATGCTGATGTTGACTATTCTAAAGAAAACTTCACTAACTACTTAGAACAAGTTTTACAATTAGAAGCTGTTGCCTGTAAAGATTGGTTGACGAATAAGGTTGACCGTTGTGTTGGAGGAAAAGTAGCGAAGCAACAATGTGTTGGTTCTTTACAAATTCCATTGAACAATGTCGGTGTAATGGCGCTAGATTATAAAGGTAAAGAAGGTATTGCTACTACGATTGGGCACTCTCCTATTTCTGGATTGATTGATCCTGTAGCTGGAAGTAAAAACTCAATTGCTGAAGCATTAACGAATATTGTTTGGGCACCTTTAAAAGATGGTTTACAATCGGTTTCATTATCAGCAAACTGGATGTGGCCTTGTAAAAATGAAGGTGAAGATGCTCGCTTATACAAAGCTGTGAAGGCTATTTCGGATTTTTCAATCGATTTAGGAATCAATGTTCCAACAGGAAAAGATTCTTTATCAATGAAACAAAAATATCCTAATGAAGAAGTAATTTCTCCAGGAACTGTTGTTATTTCAGCTGCGGCTAACTGTAATGATATTACTAAAGTAGTAGAACCTGTTTTACAACCAAACAAAGGAGATATCTATTACATCAATTTATCGCAAGATGATTTTAAATTAGGAGGAAGTTCATTTGCGCAGATACTAAACAAATTAGGAAACTCTGCTCCTACGATTACTAATAATGAGTTCTTTAAATCAACATTTAATGTTTTACAGAATTTAATTAAGGAAGGAAAAATTGTTGCAGGTCACGATGTTGCATCTGGGGGATTGATTACTACTTTATTAGAATTGTGTTTTGCAGATGTAAACATAGGTGCGAACTTAGATTTATCAACTTTAAATGAAGCTGACAGTATCAAGTTGTTATTTGCTGAAAACTCAGGAATTGTTTTCCAAGCAACTGACGCTTCTATAGAACAAACTTTAGCTGATAATAACATCGAGTTCTTTAAAATTGGTTCGGTAATTGAATCTGATCGATTAAATATTAAAAATGGTTCTGATATTTTTGCTTTATCAATTGCTGAATTAAGAGATACTTGGTATGAGACTTCTTATTTATTAGATCAAAAACAAACGGCTAATGGTTTAGCTAAAAATCGTTTTGATAATTATAAAAATCAACCTTTACAATATACATTCCCAACGCATTTTACAGGAAAGCTTGCTGATACTGTGGGTACTATAACTAACAGACCTAAAGCAGCTATCATTCGTGAAAAGGGTTCAAACTCTGAACGTGAAATGGCAAATGCTATGTATTTAGCTGGTTTTGATGTGAAGGATGTTCACATGACTGATTTAATTTCTGGTCGTGAAACTTTAGAAGATATTCAATTTATTGGAGCTGTTGGAGGTTTTTCTAATTCAGATGTTTTGGGTTCTGCTAAAGGATGGGCTGGAGCATTTTTATATAATGAAAAAGCGAACACTGCTTTGAAAAACTTCTTTAACAGAGAAGATACACTTTCTGTTGGTATTTGTAACGGGTGTCAATTGTTTATGGAGTTAGAATTAATCAATCCAGAACATAACGAACACGGTAAGATGTTACACAACGATTCTAAAAAGCACGAAAGTTCATTTACATCTGTAAAAGTTCAGGAAAATAATTCAGTAATGTTATCTAGTTTGGCTGGAACAGAATTAGGAGTTTGGATTTCTCACGGAGAAGGAAAGTTCAATTTACCTGAAACTGAAGATAATTATAATATTGTTGCTAAGTATGCATATGAAGGATATCCTAACAATCCAAACGGTTCAGATTATAACACAGCAATGCTATGTGATAAGACTGGTCGTCATTTAGTAACTATGCCACATATTGAACGTTCTACTTTCCAATGGAACTGGGCTAACTATCCACAAGACAGAAAAGATGAAGTTTCACCTTGGTTAGAAGCTTTTGTTAATGCAAGAAAATGGATAGAAAATAAAAAATAA
- a CDS encoding S41 family peptidase gives MKKIILLSFMFTILLSCSKDDKLAEPVDEVKLNNKVNNFVWKAMNSWYNWQEDISNLADSKDDNINEYYTYLNSYGTPNDLFKSLLYKYQEVDKFSWFIEDYIEQEKAFQGTSTSFGFRPTSIKINDTNIILLVTKVSENSPASEKGLKRGDIIIGIDGQKFTTTNFDALIKNYYNETAEFILGENDGVTEKSKITLTKREVNDNAIQLAKIFNNINGKKVGYLVYNGFRSSYDKELNNAFANFKAEGIQELILDFRYNGGGSVLTCGYLASMIYGEGAAEQDVFAKTIYNKKHTDRSFLLPFLNGIFQYDSDGNYLEGQDIPLNRLTGLSKIYVITSSNTASASEMIINGLRPYIDVVTVGKTTYGKNVGSITLYDSPTTDYTDKSKANTTHKMAMQPITFQIFNKLNQSDYVNGFAADIDINEFASWDNFLPFGNENEILLKSVLDNIKGIASKAQKPSNIQVIDNLQKNRFEQEMYYESDFLKNINHLNL, from the coding sequence ATGAAAAAAATCATATTACTATCCTTTATGTTTACAATTCTTTTAAGTTGTAGTAAAGATGATAAACTAGCTGAACCAGTAGATGAAGTTAAACTAAACAATAAAGTAAATAATTTTGTATGGAAAGCCATGAACTCATGGTACAATTGGCAAGAAGATATTTCTAATTTAGCAGATAGTAAAGATGATAATATAAATGAGTATTATACTTACTTAAACTCATACGGTACTCCAAACGATTTATTTAAAAGCTTACTGTATAAATATCAAGAAGTAGATAAGTTCTCTTGGTTTATTGAAGACTATATTGAACAAGAAAAGGCTTTTCAAGGTACTAGTACTAGTTTTGGCTTTAGACCTACGTCCATAAAAATTAATGATACCAATATTATCTTATTAGTAACTAAAGTATCTGAGAATTCACCAGCTTCAGAAAAAGGATTAAAAAGAGGTGATATTATAATTGGTATAGATGGTCAAAAATTTACTACAACCAACTTCGATGCACTTATAAAAAATTACTATAATGAAACTGCCGAATTTATTTTAGGTGAAAATGATGGAGTTACTGAAAAATCAAAAATAACTTTAACTAAAAGAGAAGTTAATGATAATGCTATACAGCTAGCTAAAATTTTTAATAATATAAATGGTAAAAAAGTAGGTTACTTAGTTTACAATGGGTTTAGGTCATCTTACGATAAAGAACTTAATAATGCCTTTGCTAATTTTAAAGCAGAAGGAATACAAGAGTTAATATTAGACTTTAGATACAATGGAGGTGGCTCTGTATTAACTTGTGGATACTTAGCCAGTATGATTTACGGTGAAGGAGCTGCAGAGCAAGATGTTTTTGCTAAAACTATTTATAACAAAAAACATACTGACAGAAGCTTTTTATTACCTTTTTTAAATGGTATTTTTCAGTATGACTCTGATGGAAATTACTTAGAAGGTCAAGATATTCCTTTAAATAGACTCACAGGGCTTTCTAAAATTTATGTTATAACTTCAAGTAATACAGCTTCTGCTAGTGAAATGATAATAAATGGCTTAAGACCTTATATTGATGTGGTTACTGTTGGTAAAACTACCTATGGTAAAAATGTTGGATCTATTACGTTATATGATTCTCCAACTACAGATTACACCGATAAAAGCAAAGCTAATACTACTCACAAAATGGCTATGCAACCTATTACTTTCCAAATATTTAACAAGTTAAATCAAAGTGATTATGTTAACGGTTTTGCTGCAGATATAGATATTAATGAATTTGCCAGTTGGGATAATTTTTTACCATTTGGAAATGAAAACGAAATTTTATTAAAATCTGTTTTAGATAACATAAAAGGTATAGCTTCAAAAGCTCAAAAACCTTCCAATATACAGGTGATAGATAATTTACAAAAAAATCGTTTTGAACAAGAAATGTATTATGAAAGTGATTTTTTAAAAAATATTAATCATCTTAATCTTTAA
- a CDS encoding carboxypeptidase-like regulatory domain-containing protein: MQKRLLFLIAIVFSLSIQSQDKLKGQIIDSESKKPLSAAHILNLNSVVGTITNENGLFDLVAQANDTVLVSYLGYASIKLKVTNDLLKGNEVVISLEEKPEEVKEVVIKSTELIGVLEVDIKQVPKDRFTRIHINGLPQTYEVGRPQKISSPIAKLLNPVDLVYNLFGSKPKQLKKLKKLKKEDDLRKMLAGKFDREVMMEYLEMDRTELNKLLSDCNYSEYFIKKASDLQLIEAVLNCYENYKTVKKGKIERNRIPDKN, translated from the coding sequence ATGCAAAAACGATTATTATTCTTAATAGCAATAGTATTTAGTCTATCTATTCAATCACAAGATAAATTAAAAGGGCAAATAATAGATTCAGAATCTAAAAAACCTTTAAGTGCGGCTCATATTTTAAATCTTAATAGCGTAGTAGGTACTATTACTAATGAAAATGGGCTCTTTGACCTTGTTGCTCAAGCAAACGATACCGTTCTAGTTTCTTATTTAGGTTATGCTTCTATTAAACTAAAAGTTACTAATGATCTTTTAAAAGGAAATGAAGTTGTTATATCTTTAGAGGAAAAGCCAGAAGAGGTAAAAGAAGTTGTAATTAAGTCAACTGAACTAATTGGTGTTTTAGAGGTAGATATAAAACAAGTTCCAAAAGATCGTTTTACTAGAATACATATTAATGGATTGCCACAAACGTATGAAGTTGGAAGGCCTCAAAAAATTTCCTCTCCTATTGCTAAACTCTTAAATCCGGTTGATTTGGTATATAACCTATTCGGAAGCAAACCTAAACAGCTTAAAAAATTAAAGAAGCTTAAAAAAGAAGACGATTTGCGTAAAATGTTAGCTGGTAAATTTGATCGTGAAGTTATGATGGAATATCTTGAAATGGATAGGACTGAGTTAAATAAGCTATTATCTGACTGTAACTATTCTGAATACTTTATAAAAAAAGCCAGTGACCTACAATTAATTGAAGCTGTTTTAAATTGTTACGAAAACTATAAAACAGTAAAAAAAGGTAAAATAGAAAGAAACAGAATACCTGATAAAAATTAA
- a CDS encoding helix-turn-helix domain-containing protein, giving the protein MSSLNFNSITEFHDHFSLKVPENPLFSIIHTELEEDEYESCEAYAFDEPVEINCQFYGISLKNIISGELSYGRTKYDCTKGTMLFTAPNQTLIFKDLVFSSESYHIAFHKNYIQSLDIYEKIKTYNFFNYNVNEALHLSPKEEEIVKNIFKSIKAEYYNNHDEFSKEIIISQLETLLKYADRFYKRQFLNRTDDNKILITKFKDILNTYFEQNLFAEEGIPTLDWMATQLNVSHRYMSDTIKAETGKTAVDQINLFLVDEAKSLLLNPNFSISETAYKLGFEYPQYFTRVFKKKVGMSPKEYIKKYSSLN; this is encoded by the coding sequence ATGTCAAGTCTTAACTTCAATTCCATAACAGAATTCCACGACCATTTTAGTTTAAAAGTTCCTGAAAATCCTTTATTTAGTATTATCCATACTGAATTAGAAGAAGATGAATATGAGAGTTGTGAAGCTTATGCTTTTGACGAACCTGTAGAAATAAATTGCCAGTTTTATGGTATCAGCCTAAAGAACATTATTTCAGGGGAACTCTCTTATGGACGTACTAAATATGATTGTACTAAAGGAACAATGTTGTTTACAGCGCCAAACCAAACTTTAATATTTAAAGATTTGGTGTTTAGTTCAGAGAGTTATCATATAGCATTTCATAAAAATTATATACAAAGCCTTGATATTTATGAAAAAATCAAGACCTATAATTTCTTTAATTACAATGTAAACGAAGCACTTCATCTATCACCTAAAGAAGAAGAGATAGTAAAAAATATTTTCAAGAGTATTAAAGCCGAATATTATAATAATCATGATGAGTTTAGCAAAGAAATCATTATTTCTCAATTAGAAACTTTATTAAAGTATGCTGATAGATTTTACAAAAGACAGTTTTTAAATAGAACTGATGATAACAAGATTTTAATTACCAAATTTAAAGATATATTAAACACCTATTTTGAACAAAACTTATTTGCTGAAGAGGGAATCCCTACTTTAGATTGGATGGCTACACAATTAAATGTAAGTCATCGTTATATGAGTGACACTATAAAAGCTGAGACAGGAAAGACAGCTGTAGACCAAATCAATTTATTTTTAGTTGATGAAGCTAAAAGTTTATTGTTGAATCCAAATTTTTCAATATCTGAAACGGCATATAAACTGGGGTTTGAATATCCTCAATATTTCACTAGAGTTTTTAAAAAAAAGGTAGGAATGAGCCCAAAAGAATATATAAAAAAGTATTCTTCTTTGAATTAG
- a CDS encoding MBL fold metallo-hydrolase, whose product MLITLLSLIGILIVAYVLIVKFYPSFGGDVTKKDYQSYTSSKQYENGKFRNKDANVPQNLGFNDMVKLSWKFFTTKVKNGRPKQDLHVQKIDSINVADYKGDTRFIWYGHSAFLMQTQGKNILIDPMFGKVAAPMNFLGENRFNKEIPLEIEKLPKIDAVVISHDHYDHLDYESIEKLKSKVEHYFVPLAVGVHLKAWGISEEKITELDWWGETTYKGLQFICTPSQHFSGRKMNNHQSTLWSSWIIKTPTDNIFFSGDSGYGEHFTEIGNKYGPFDFAMLECGQYDEQWQDIHMLPEQTAQAGVDLQAKKIMPIHWAGFKLALHSWTDPIERVTKKANELNIPLVAPRIGQTFTINNIENSDSSWWNEY is encoded by the coding sequence ATGTTGATTACCCTCTTATCACTTATTGGTATTTTGATAGTTGCTTACGTTTTGATTGTCAAATTTTATCCTTCTTTCGGTGGCGACGTCACAAAAAAAGATTACCAATCTTATACTAGTTCTAAACAATACGAAAATGGCAAATTCCGTAATAAGGATGCAAACGTTCCGCAAAATTTAGGGTTTAATGATATGGTAAAATTATCTTGGAAATTCTTTACTACCAAAGTTAAAAACGGAAGACCAAAGCAAGACTTACACGTTCAAAAAATAGATTCGATAAATGTTGCTGATTATAAAGGTGACACACGCTTCATTTGGTATGGGCATTCGGCTTTCTTAATGCAAACACAAGGAAAAAACATTCTAATTGACCCAATGTTTGGTAAAGTAGCTGCACCAATGAACTTTTTAGGTGAAAATCGTTTTAATAAAGAGATACCTCTAGAAATTGAGAAATTACCTAAAATAGATGCTGTAGTCATTTCCCACGACCATTACGATCATTTAGATTATGAAAGTATTGAAAAGCTAAAATCAAAAGTAGAACACTATTTTGTTCCACTAGCCGTTGGAGTGCATTTAAAAGCTTGGGGAATTTCCGAAGAAAAAATTACGGAACTTGATTGGTGGGGAGAAACAACATATAAAGGTTTGCAGTTTATCTGTACACCATCTCAACATTTCTCTGGTAGAAAAATGAATAATCATCAGAGTACTTTATGGAGTTCATGGATAATCAAAACACCAACTGATAACATCTTTTTTAGTGGAGATAGTGGTTATGGTGAACACTTTACAGAAATCGGCAACAAATATGGACCATTCGATTTTGCAATGCTAGAATGCGGACAGTACGATGAGCAATGGCAAGACATACATATGCTTCCAGAGCAAACTGCGCAAGCAGGCGTAGATTTACAAGCAAAAAAAATAATGCCAATTCATTGGGCCGGTTTTAAACTGGCATTACACTCTTGGACAGACCCAATTGAACGTGTTACTAAAAAAGCAAATGAACTAAACATACCTTTGGTAGCACCAAGAATTGGCCAAACATTTACCATAAATAATATCGAAAACAGTGATTCCAGCTGGTGGAATGAATATTGA
- a CDS encoding alpha/beta hydrolase, translating to MNNLKAGKNSVTFTSFGVELAGDLYLPKGFDSNKKYKAIISASPFPQVKGQIMATYGPEMAKRGFVFLGFDYLGMGDSPALPGEYKKSRYMFRLIENTWDAVSYLGTLPFIEEIEGLGVCQGGSIIASAAVTDHRIKKIAMVSGMMAADGFQWLGREVTDPMIAAANDSMQKQYETREPDYYAPFGLDDEMTKEEFVTTAAYPVMAEETYNYYGKNGEKGPGTVKNASNIHIADQAMQSLISIGEAYADKIVQPSLVIYSTNASTAPCSTQFIAKLTNDNTTLAFDEFTHVDFYYKPEAVKASTDAVAEFFNK from the coding sequence ATGAACAATTTAAAAGCAGGAAAAAATAGTGTGACATTCACGTCATTTGGAGTAGAATTAGCAGGAGATCTTTACCTACCTAAAGGATTTGATTCAAACAAGAAGTACAAAGCCATAATAAGTGCTAGTCCGTTTCCACAAGTTAAAGGACAGATTATGGCAACCTATGGACCAGAAATGGCAAAAAGAGGGTTTGTTTTTTTGGGATTTGATTATTTAGGAATGGGAGATTCTCCAGCATTACCAGGAGAATATAAAAAATCTAGATACATGTTTAGATTAATAGAAAATACTTGGGATGCAGTATCTTATCTCGGTACACTTCCTTTTATAGAAGAGATTGAAGGACTAGGTGTTTGTCAGGGTGGTTCTATCATTGCATCAGCAGCAGTTACAGACCATAGAATTAAGAAAATAGCAATGGTTTCTGGTATGATGGCAGCAGATGGTTTTCAATGGTTAGGTAGAGAAGTTACAGATCCTATGATTGCAGCTGCTAATGATTCTATGCAAAAACAGTACGAAACTAGAGAACCTGATTATTATGCTCCATTTGGATTAGATGATGAAATGACTAAAGAAGAGTTTGTTACTACTGCCGCTTACCCAGTAATGGCAGAAGAAACGTATAATTACTATGGGAAAAACGGTGAAAAAGGCCCTGGAACTGTTAAAAATGCTTCAAACATACATATTGCAGACCAAGCCATGCAGTCTTTAATTTCTATTGGAGAGGCTTATGCAGATAAAATTGTACAACCAAGTTTAGTAATATATAGTACCAATGCATCTACTGCCCCCTGCTCTACCCAATTTATAGCAAAACTTACTAATGATAACACAACATTAGCATTTGATGAGTTTACTCATGTAGATTTTTATTATAAGCCTGAAGCTGTAAAAGCATCAACAGATGCTGTAGCAGAATTTTTTAATAAATAA
- a CDS encoding slipin family protein: MKRITINQGKVGLVFKKGDYIKVIKGGTHWLGFNQTVAVYDLTKDFYASVALEVLLQDATLAAMLEVVEVQDNELVFMYENNNFKRVLNAGRHVFWKGFITRTFQRIDISKIEITEKVDASLFSNYEVSKYVRTFEVAAYEKAVLLVNDTYQKTLVGGTYRFWKNETTIKIAKVDTRQLQLEIAGQELLTKDKANVRVNFYTQYKVIAIEKALLANKDYEKQLYVNMQLALRKYVGHYTLDELLANKEDVSTAVFEETKSNAEKLGVVIQGCGIRDVILPGEMKEIMNQVLVAQKQAQANIITRREETASTRSLLNTAKLMEDNEMLFKLKEMEYVEKIADKIGEITVTGNGNVIKQLKEIFVANK; encoded by the coding sequence ATGAAAAGAATAACAATTAATCAAGGAAAAGTAGGATTAGTATTTAAAAAAGGAGATTACATAAAGGTAATTAAAGGGGGTACACATTGGTTAGGATTTAATCAAACAGTGGCAGTATATGATTTAACAAAAGATTTTTATGCATCAGTAGCTTTAGAGGTGTTGTTGCAAGACGCAACTTTAGCAGCAATGTTAGAAGTTGTTGAAGTACAAGACAACGAGTTAGTTTTTATGTATGAAAACAACAACTTTAAAAGAGTTTTAAATGCAGGAAGACACGTTTTCTGGAAAGGATTTATTACTAGAACCTTTCAAAGAATAGATATAAGCAAGATTGAGATTACTGAAAAAGTTGATGCTTCTTTATTCAGTAATTATGAAGTAAGCAAATATGTTAGAACTTTTGAAGTTGCTGCCTACGAAAAAGCGGTGTTGTTAGTGAATGATACCTATCAAAAAACATTGGTAGGAGGGACGTATAGGTTTTGGAAAAATGAAACAACTATTAAAATAGCGAAAGTAGACACCAGACAATTACAATTAGAAATTGCAGGTCAGGAATTGTTAACTAAAGACAAAGCAAATGTTAGAGTTAACTTTTATACGCAATACAAAGTAATTGCTATTGAAAAAGCGTTATTGGCTAACAAAGACTATGAAAAACAATTGTATGTAAACATGCAATTGGCATTAAGAAAATATGTAGGGCACTACACATTAGATGAATTATTAGCAAATAAAGAAGATGTTTCTACAGCTGTTTTTGAAGAAACCAAATCGAATGCTGAAAAATTAGGTGTAGTAATTCAAGGTTGCGGAATTAGAGATGTTATTTTACCGGGAGAAATGAAAGAAATCATGAATCAGGTATTAGTAGCACAAAAGCAAGCCCAAGCTAATATTATTACCAGAAGAGAAGAAACAGCCTCAACAAGAAGCTTATTAAATACTGCTAAATTAATGGAAGACAACGAAATGTTGTTTAAGTTAAAAGAAATGGAGTATGTAGAAAAAATTGCTGATAAGATTGGAGAAATTACAGTTACTGGAAACGGAAATGTAATTAAACAGTTAAAAGAAATATTTGTAGCTAATAAATAA
- a CDS encoding tetratricopeptide repeat protein: MKTLANNYIFKALDAFPYELEETMEALTYALAYEEKNVVALCLMGRIYAEHLGDFEKAKLYYKEALAENMYAFNVYPHYINVLLWNEDYEEAERFIDFALTVKGSDKAILYTGKAQLYEQKEAYKKSLQTLKLAKKHTYNSDYMRTVREHIERVEDKLPKKKKKKIKKNQK, from the coding sequence ATGAAAACATTAGCAAACAATTACATATTTAAAGCATTAGATGCTTTTCCATATGAATTAGAAGAAACCATGGAGGCATTAACATATGCTTTGGCGTATGAAGAAAAAAATGTAGTCGCGTTGTGCTTAATGGGACGCATTTACGCTGAGCACTTAGGTGATTTTGAAAAAGCAAAACTGTATTACAAAGAGGCTTTAGCAGAAAATATGTATGCTTTTAACGTATATCCACATTATATTAATGTGTTATTATGGAATGAAGACTATGAAGAAGCTGAACGATTCATTGATTTCGCATTAACCGTAAAAGGTTCCGATAAAGCTATTTTATATACTGGTAAAGCCCAATTATATGAACAGAAAGAAGCGTATAAAAAATCATTACAAACTTTAAAACTTGCTAAGAAACACACGTATAATAGTGACTATATGCGAACTGTAAGAGAACATATAGAACGTGTAGAGGATAAACTTCCTAAGAAAAAGAAGAAAAAAATTAAGAAAAATCAAAAATAA